A stretch of DNA from Besnoitia besnoiti strain Bb-Ger1 chromosome II, whole genome shotgun sequence:
CGCGGTGCGGACGCCTCGTCTCTAGCTCCTCGGAGAAGCGGGAAAGCCCTCGTGCGCAAGCGTCTGTGGGTACTTTTTCGGCcctgtgtctcctcgcttgCGCGAGCTCTTGCGGAAGAGGTTTCTTTTTCTAGAAGAAACGCCAATCCATGTCGCGCGAGATCCACGTAGAAGGCggttttctctttctgctcCTCGTTTTTCCAGGGCGCAGTTCGCACAAACAGCTTCTCGGGATGGAAGGTGCAtcgcgtcgcaggcgaggccgacgGGCGAAAAATCTTCAAGTCCGCACACGTCGTAAGCGAGCAGGAGGAAAACTGAACAGTGCACTGGAAGAAAAACACATGTCGGAGGCTCCCTTGCCCTCCAGCAACGGAGCGGCATCAACGCGGAGCCACGAGAGGTGTGACTGCAAAAAAGCAGCAGTGAGGTggacagcgcgcggcgccttcttctaATGAAGGctggaaagaagaagagtaGACTGAAAGGACCGCGCTGTGCGGTAGCTACGGATACGTGCTGCTGTGTGCATATTTTTCGGCGAGCACAGACACGACACCAATGCGTGAGGCGCCGCTTGTCGCTACAATGTCCTGCACGAAATATAGATATTTTTGTTTTGTTTCAGTAGTTGGATGTGCGTTCATATCAATATTTGtgaatatgtatatatttggATGTAGATATTCATAATTGTAAAGGTACATGTAGGAGGGCTAGACAGGAAGAGAGGCAAGCGTTCTCGCGTCTGTAAGTGTGTGCAGGGGGCTTGGTCTGGTCTGAGTTTGatttgtttttctctctctcttcaggAGCACTACTGGGATATGGCTCAGAAGTTCCGGCGCGTGAACGAGGACATGtaaggcgacgccgcggaggcgtgaTTTCCCCTTTTCCCAAAAATGCAAGCGACGCAGCCACTTGAGAGACACTTTCAACGTGGGCTGCACGCGACAGTCTATGTCGGTTTCCTTTTTTCGGCAGCGCGTATCTCTGCGAATCTGCTCGTTTCTTTAGAAGCAGGTGAAGCGGTTTTCTTCTCGTTCCCTGGCGACTGTGTCGTTCTCCACGCtgccgttttcttctgcgaTTCCGGGTGGATTCTTTCCTGACTAGGCGCCGTcgtttcgtcttctctttgTCTCTCGTACATTGTCGTGTCGCCTCCCCTCAAGCGACGTCGATCTGTCGAATgagtttttttcttcagctcGAGTGCGCAGCGAACTTCTCCGTGCTCTGTCTTAATGCCTCGCTGTCGAGAGAATCCGTGCTTGCTGGCTCCGCGTCTTCACTGACCCTAGTCTCTTCGCGTCCTTCGTTGGATGCCGTctgggcgcctgcggcgcgtcgcttccgTCTCCTGTTTCTCCGTTCGCCGCTCGACACTCTGCTCCCTAAACTGCCACTGCCACAGGTGCGCGGGGGCTGAACTGAGTTCAGCAATTTCGAAATCAAACACGCTGTCTCGCGTTCAGTTTCTGAAACTGCAGACTACGTATGCCTTAATAGGTTTATGTATCTCGGTATGTCGCACCCCCCGTCGCTGCACAGCTTCGTGTAGCGGCGCAGCCCACACCGCGTGCAGACTTACGTGCGACTATTCGAAGGCGAGAACGTGTTCCGAAATCAGCGGATAATCTGCGCAGAACGCTGTCTGCGGGCACTGCGAATCGCGTTCCGAGCGAAGGCGGAAACGATTTCCGCGGGTCAGCGCGGAGCTGACGCCGAGGCTGATTGtgaggcgaggcgcttggCGCTGCGTTTggcagaaggcagagagaacgaggtgaggagagggagaaaagagagacgcaTGTGCGTGTATCTTCGTTCTGCAGTTCGCGGACACAACGGGCCCTCGGGAGAACGCGTCGGTTTTCGTCATAATTCGAGACGCATCTCTGCGGTTGAAAAGAGATGAACACCgaagaaaaaacggaaaCAAACATCGAACGCACCATCAACAGAGAAACGACCACAAAGCAAGTGCATCCACGTGCCGCCCTcgcacgcatgcatctgcACATGCATCCAACCGCATACACATGGACATacacacgcacacatatatacacacatacacacacatatacatgtacatacatatatatatgtatatatgtatatatttatgtatgtgcatgtatCGTAAATGAAAGCGTAGGCGCACACAAATGACCCGACACAAGAGTCCTCCACATGCTGCATAGCCCTAGGCATATCTGTacgccgaggcagcgtcTGCACTTCGAAAACAGAAGGAAGCTGCGCACCGAACAACTGAACAGAAGACAGACGACAAACGCCCTCCGTACAAGAGTCGCATGTACGCTTTACACGCCGACGAACACATATACATGAAGATACACGTTCGGTTTCGAAGGGCGTGGACACGATTGAAAAATTCCATTTTCTCTGCGTTCCTGCCGGTCTCGCTTTGCGAGCCAAGGTTTCCCGCCCGCGCGGGGCCCCATGTTCTGTGTCCTCTCTGTACGCGTTTCGTTGAGGCCGCGTCTCGCACCAAAAAGACGGCGTTTTGCAGTCCCATTTCAGGCGCACTGACACTTAGGACACGGCGTCGATACTTTTTTCACGCACGCATACACACCATacatttatacatatatatgtatgcctgtgcgtatatgcatgtgtaggTAAGTTATACACATGCGTGGATTCGCATGCAGGCCCGTTCTGCCACGGCAAGGAAATCAAGACGAGGGCGGGACGCGCTTGTCGTGTCTTTCCTGCTCCTCCAGATACTTGTCGCGGGGGTAGAACTTTCGGAGTTCTTCTTCCTTGATTTTCTTGAGCATGTCTTCGGGGAAGATACGCAGCAGCTCCCACGCAATGTCCAGCGACTGAAACACCGATCGATTCTCGTACGGGCCTTGGCTGAGGAAGCGGTTCTCGAACTTATCCGTGAACTCGAGGTACAGCAAGTCGTcgggcgacagcgcctcTTCACCCACCACGGCCTTCatcgcgcgcgtgtcttgaCCGATGGCGTAGTTCGCGTACAGCTAAACAACGCAGGACGCACGCACACATAGACAGTTCTGTCCAGGCTCTCTCATCAACAAGAAAAATAAGggtttacatatatatatatatatttgtgtacaaatatatacacatacaaatgcatacatatacagtACATGCTAGATGAACAGCTcgacgcagagcgacagAGGGTGGGTGGTAGCGTAACCCGGCGACGACTTCTGCAGCCTCAGTCCGAGTACTCCAGGTAAATTCTCTTGAAAAACAAAGTCGTTCTTTTCACAAATTCCTCTCTGCATGCCccccggaggcgagagagagacgcgaggacgacccccccccccctccccccccccccccccgccctcggcgcctgcgcgcctgccggcgtcgcgaccgcgagggGGCAGCCCCTTCAGCAGAGACAGGTgcccgcagctgcggggGAGACGCACCTGGTCAGAAACCTGCGGATGATCTTCGCGAGTCATGCCGCGGCCGATACCGGACTTCATGAGGCGGCTGAGCGAAGGGAGGACGTTGATCGGCGGGTAGATCTGTCGGTTGTAGAGGCCGCGGTCGACGAAGATCTGTCCCTCGGTGATGTACCCCGTGAGATCAGGCACGGGGTGGGTGATGTCGTCGTTGGGCATGGTCAAGATGGGGAACTGCGTGATGGAGCCGTTGCGGCCCTCGACtcggccggcgcgctcgtAGATGGTGGAGAGATCGGTGTACATGTATCCGGGGTagcctctgcggccggggacttcctcgcgggcggcggagacctcacgcagcgcgtctgcgtAGGCCGTCATGTCGGTCAGAATGACAAAGACGTGCATCTCGCGTTCGTACGCGAGGTACTCGGCAGTCgtgagcgcgaggcgcggcgtgaTGATGCGCTCGATGGTCGGGTCGTTCGCCAGGTTGAGGaacagcgcgacgcgctccATGCTGCCGTTCTCTTCAAAGTCCTGCCGGAAGAACCGCGCAGTCTCCATGTTCACGCCCATCGCGCCGAAAACCACGGCGAAATTCTCATCGGAGTGGTCAGTCACGTCTTTGCCTGACACCAGACTCGCCTGGCGGCAGATCTGCGCGCCGATCTCGTTGTGCGGAAGCCCGGCGGCCGAAAAGAGCGGAATCTTCTGGCCGCGGACGACGCTGTTCATCACGTCGATTGCCGAAATGCCCGTCTGAATCATCTCCTTGGGGTACACGCGGCACTGCGGATTGATCGGGTAGCCGTTGATATCCAGAAACTCCTCCGCCAGCACCCGCGGGCCGCGGTCTATCGGCTTGCCGCTCCCGTTGAACGCACGCCCCAACATCTCCTCGCTAATGGGCATCTTGAGCACGTCCCCGGTGAACTCCGCGTGGCATTGTCGGTTGTCGATCCCTGACGTTCCTTCGAACACCTGGACAACGGCGCGCTTTCCGCGGACCTCCAACACCTGAAGCAACCCCACAAACGCAACGAAACCTAGGTGCGGCGCCTGTCAGACGAAAAACGCACAGAAAACAACCGACAGCTCGcacgcagcgaccgcgcgcaCGACGACTGGGTCAGAGTcacgcggcagacgacgccgacgcgacgaagcagacgccgcgatGCAAAGCCGCGGCCAGAGGACGAAACGGCTCACACACTGGCTCTGTGACAGGGTAGTGTAGTAGATGTATTTGGAGTGCCTCATTATTTGGAGAACGCAGAAATGAAACTGCTTCACAACAGCAAATTTACTGCTGGTTCAAGGTGGGCACGCGACAGAGCGAAccagcgagcggcgcgggcgcaagGCGCTCAGCGCGGATTCGAAAGCAAACACACGCAGGACGCGtggagcagagaggcgctcTGACCCGTTGAACGTAGAAAAAAccgagaaaaaacagacagaAATGCCACCCAAAAAGGAGAGAACGAGACAAACGGAGAATGGGgcaaagaga
This window harbors:
- a CDS encoding putative vacuolar ATP synthase subunit b (encoded by transcript BESB_040350); translation: MASASDKAKADAALVNAAAATRDYRVAPRLDYRTVAGVEGPLVILDDVKFPMYNEIVNIHLGDGSIREGQVLEVRGKRAVVQVFEGTSGIDNRQCHAEFTGDVLKMPISEEMLGRAFNGSGKPIDRGPRVLAEEFLDINGYPINPQCRVYPKEMIQTGISAIDVMNSVVRGQKIPLFSAAGLPHNEIGAQICRQASLVSGKDVTDHSDENFAVVFGAMGVNMETARFFRQDFEENGSMERVALFLNLANDPTIERIITPRLALTTAEYLAYEREMHVFVILTDMTAYADALREVSAAREEVPGRRGYPGYMYTDLSTIYERAGRVEGRNGSITQFPILTMPNDDITHPVPDLTGYITEGQIFVDRGLYNRQIYPPINVLPSLSRLMKSGIGRGMTREDHPQVSDQLYANYAIGQDTRAMKAVVGEEALSPDDLLYLEFTDKFENRFLSQGPYENRSVFQSLDIAWELLRIFPEDMLKKIKEEELRKFYPRDKYLEEQERHDKRVPPSS